The DNA sequence TATGTTTTATAAATTAACGTTAAttcatatatagtatataaataaatttaattagaataaataacaatttattttgtttattttagactttataaatgaaaagactaatttactaatataacaaattataattaatgtagtataattaattaagtaatataaattataataatttatattaattatattaatattgaaatatctaatcaaatcaattagttgatataattaagtcagtattaaattgtattaaatgagttaaaataattaaatcaggaAATACTCTCTGAAGCATGCCAAGTCAGTTTTATCATTAAGTACAGACATccgattttatataatagaatagaagaCAAATTaatcttgaattttttttaaaaataattattactttaTATTATCGAAACTtacaaaaataatcaatatgAGTATATGACTCAATTTAAGAAACCAGTTTGGAGTTTTACACAATTTTTTAACTTGATAAACGGACGaagattttttttcccttttcttttgttaatttttaatttaaatgaagGAGAATAAATACTAAATAGTAATGAGTAATGACTTTGGTTTAGGGAGAGCTACAAGCCTACAATAGTACATAGCATAAGCTGCGTTTTGCATCTGGAAAGAGCAACCGAGTTAGCTGAAGTGTGAAGGAAGCAAAGAAGCCATGGAAGGTCAAGAAGGGTCTCAGCAGCCACAACTTGTACTCGCCGACAAGCTCTTCCTTCTCCGTCAACCCGATGTCCCTGACATCGAGAAAGTTCGCTTCAAAGACGACGTTTTCTCTTTCGTCAAAGAAAACGGTATTATtcgtaattcaattcaattccacTTCGATAACCTATTTCAATACGGTATTGTTTCTTATTTTGattgtttttatgtaatttttgttttccagATATGGTTCCTTTGTACGAAACCCTAGTGGCTGATTCGGTGTTGGACATGGATCGTGCCCTTTTGGATTCAATGCGTGCTAAGATTGACGATGAGCTCAAGAAGCTTGATGAAAAGTCAGTTCATTTATCTTTCCTCTTCCAattctttatttgtttttagggtttattgAGAATTTTGGATGCATCgtgtttgaaatttgaaatgaGTTAGGGTTTGTGATAAGGGATATTGAGTGGGGTAGTCCTAATTGGTGCTCTTTTGTTTTGCAGTCTGGAGTTTGAGGGTTATGAACTAATGTGTTATAATTGTTGGCTACTTTCTTTTTGGGAAAAAAAGGGGTAGGAGTTTAGGTGAAATTGTTTGATAGAGTATGTAGATTTTGCTCAAACTTATCAAAAGTTGGACTTAAGAGATGTTGCACTTACATGGAGGAAGAACTTCCACAGTTTTGTGAATAGTAAGTAGATTGAAGTCCATTTAGGTAGACCATTAGTGAGCAGAATGAGCATGCATACAAGCTTGTGAATTATAAGTTTAAAATCCAACTAAGTAGACAATTCATGAGCAGATTCGCGCGCACTTGCACATTTGTGACTAACATGGCTTTGAAAGGGTCTAATGAGGATTATATGTAACTTAGCAGTATGTCACTTTCTTGCATACTGATAACTACTTCAGGTTTGTCTTTTAATTACCCATCTTGTATGTGTTTTGCTAGTTTGAATTGAACAAATGCATCTGGTAAATTTTGTAAGCGTATTTGATTTTTTTGGTTAGTATGTAGTAACAAAGTTCTACTTGATCTTTCATTATTACTTTTATGATTAATGTTATTATCATCACTTAGGTTGGTTAAGCGCATCTAACTAGTGTGGGGTTGAAAGttgaatatttttgttagttGGATTGCAACTGATGTATGATATACCATTAGAGTTTAGCATGTGGGCACACTGTTTTGCTTTGCTTTGTGGTTCACCAGAATGATAATACTTGGATGGAAAGCTAGAGATGATATTACTGAAAGAAAAAGATGTAAAATGCTAAATACCTGGCACTGAAGTTGTTGAAGTTTTGTGATTCTCTGAAATGAAACTATTATATGAAAGTGGCAATTTTAATAACCCTTTCCTCACTTCAGGATTGCTGATGCTGAGGAAAACCTAGGTGAGAGTGAAGTTAGAGAGGCTCACTTGGCAAAATCCTTGTTTTTCATCCGGATTGGTGACAAGGTACGCAGATGACTTAAATTTATTGATCCTTTCCTGTCCTCTGCTggaatcaaaattttattaaacACTACCTTTTATTCTAGGAGAAAGCCTTGGAACATCTCAAGCTTACAGAAAGCAAGACAGTTGCAGTTGGCCAGAAGATGGATCTGGTGTTTTATACATTGCAGCTTGGTTTCTTTGACATGGATTTTGACCTCATTGCCAAAAGCATTGACAAAGCCAAAAAGTAATCATCTGAACTACAAGTGTCTGTAGTAATGCTCCCTTCGTTATTTTCTGTTCCGGATTGGTTTTTTAAATTCTAACTTGTTGGACCATATTGACAGCTTGTTTGAAGAAGGTGGTGATTGGGAAAGGAAGAATCGGCTGAAAGTATATGAAGGCCTGTACTGCATGTCCACCCGAAATTTCAAGAAGGCTGCCAAATTGTTTCTGGATTCTATTTCGACCTTTACAACCTATGAACTTTTCCCCTACGACACTTTTATATTTTACACAGTTTTGACAAGTATTATATCGTTGGATAGAGTTTCCTTAAAACAAAAGGTATATTAATTCTATCTTCTGTTCTTTTTCTGCTGTTGTGTCTTATTCTGCATTTTGCCTCTTGGTGAGTGCTCTGCATATTCCAAACTATCATAACTTAAAATAATCTATTTCAGGTAGTAGATGCTCCTGAGATCTTGACAGTCATTGGCAAAATCCAATATCTGTCAGAGTTCCTAAACTCCTTGTATGATTGTCGATACAAGTCTTTTTTCTCTGCATTTGGTAAGCATACATTGCCATATCTGACTAATTTGTAGTGATTTATTGAAGTTTTGGTTCTTCACCGTGTTCATGCTAGAAGTCTTGTGATTGATGTGTTATAATTCGAGAATTTGAGGAATTAATCTGATACAGAACTGGGGTTACAAAGTGTTGGCAAATATTTCAATTATATGCTTGTGTTCCTATGTTCATATTGTAACTACATCGTGAAATAATTTCAGCTGGCCTGACGGAGCAAATTAAGTTGGACCGCTATCTGCATCCACACTTCCGATACTACATGAGGGAGGTCAGAACTGTTGTCTATTCCCAATTTTTGGAATCTTACAAGAGCGTGACAATTGAAGCAATGGCAAAAGCATTTGGAGTGACCGTGGATTTTATTGATCTGTAAGTGAATACATTTCACGTATTCAATCTTGGTTTAGTATTGAATTTAATCTAGGGCAAATAACCGACTCCCTTGTAGATGGTAAATTAGGTGATATTGAGCATTACACTTCATTTGTAAAATTATTCGCTAACATTAAGGTTATATGAAAATCAACATTTTTGTAAAACATAACCCAAATTCCTTTATAAAGATGATAGTATGATACTGCCCTCGCTTTCAAGGAGGTTAGTATAGGCATTTCAAAATCAATGGGTAATATCACTTAAATTCTAGGTGGAGGAGGCTAGTGTAATTTATTCTTTAATTGATGGGGAAAAAACAAAGGTTTTCGAAATCTATGCGAGTCAACTcattgtatttaatttgtttcaGGGAGCTCTCTCGATTTATTGCAGCAGGGAAGCTTCATTGTAAGATTGACAAAGTTGCTGGAGTTCTTGAAACTAACCGGCCTGATGCAAAGAATGCTCTTTACCAAGCAACTATTAAGCAAGGCGACTTCCTATTGAACAGGATACAGAAGTTGTCACGCGTCATCGATCTTTAGGCCTTTCATGTGATTCTAAGTTCATATTTATCTGAAATAGTTGAGATATTGAGATTTCAAGGGCATcccttttgattttaaattttactaggTGGGACTTATGATTTCTGTTGTCtcgtaatttaaaaattaatgaacaaTCTTGTTTTTGGGAATTCGAGTGATTCTGGATCCCAATCAGTTTCAATTCATTTTTTATAActgttttagttatattttatttctgATGAAAAAATGTGTGCGCTTGAATTCTATGAAGTCAAGTTGAATTTCGTTGTCATCAATGTATTAAGGAACTAATACtaattttatacaaattatttTGTCCACATGACAATAAATTGAGTCAACACACTGGACGATCTGCACTACCCCTTGAACATCTAACACTTCAAAAACAAACAGTTTCAAAAGAACTTAAGTAACACATTTATTGGCCAACATTTTTAACGTATGATAATAATCTGCTATATTACGCATCGGGTAATGACATATTCCTTTGAACAATGTtatttgttgtaaaataaataaaagatatataaaataaagatatataaatagaagactctagtattaaaataattagctcaataataatttatatatatataataatattatatgttgtaatgtgtatatatatacaaagatagaaagaagtattaaaaataaagagagggagaattgcatatgtttattgttactatctcaatataataaagatgattaatattgctattaatattatatgtaaagagtaatagaaaagagaatttagaatactaataaaataaaagaagagaaggaattgtagtagaaatataaaaagaggagtatttgattgcaacataaagagagaattgatctttattttgtattattgtgTGTGTTACGTAAAGGCTATGAAGCCTTATTTATAGTAGTACAAAATCAACCTTCATTAAAGGTTGGTCTTCAAATTTCTTCCTTGAAAATAAATCTCTTTGCATGGGAAAGATTATTAGCCGCCAATTGATAAATGGGCATTCATTTCATGTTTATCCCAACACTCCCCCTTGAATGCCCATTAaggattatgcctcgttaaaaccttactaaagaaaacccagtgggaaaaaaccttagtgaaggaaaaagagtacaatatcctttagtgatggggactgcctcattaaaaaccttgtcaagaaaaacccaatggaaaaaaacctgaccaagggaaaaagagtacagtctccccctcttgccgacatcatttaatgtctcgaaatcggcgcattccaatctcatgtaccaatctttcaaaggaggattttgggagtgactttgtaaataaatctgccagattgtcacttgaacggatctgttggacatcaattgtcccttgattttgaaggtcatgagtgaagaagaatttgggagaaatatgctttgttatatcacctttgatgtatccacccttaagttgagcaatgcatgctgtattatcttcaaacaggacagttggagctatcttatgatcaatcagtccacatgatgatagaatatattgaatcagactcctcagccaaaaacactcgcgactagcttcatg is a window from the Arachis hypogaea cultivar Tifrunner chromosome 1, arahy.Tifrunner.gnm2.J5K5, whole genome shotgun sequence genome containing:
- the LOC112804504 gene encoding 26S proteasome non-ATPase regulatory subunit 6 homolog, producing MEGQEGSQQPQLVLADKLFLLRQPDVPDIEKVRFKDDVFSFVKENDMVPLYETLVADSVLDMDRALLDSMRAKIDDELKKLDEKIADAEENLGESEVREAHLAKSLFFIRIGDKEKALEHLKLTESKTVAVGQKMDLVFYTLQLGFFDMDFDLIAKSIDKAKNLFEEGGDWERKNRLKVYEGLYCMSTRNFKKAAKLFLDSISTFTTYELFPYDTFIFYTVLTSIISLDRVSLKQKVVDAPEILTVIGKIQYLSEFLNSLYDCRYKSFFSAFAGLTEQIKLDRYLHPHFRYYMREVRTVVYSQFLESYKSVTIEAMAKAFGVTVDFIDLELSRFIAAGKLHCKIDKVAGVLETNRPDAKNALYQATIKQGDFLLNRIQKLSRVIDL